Proteins from a single region of Dyadobacter fanqingshengii:
- a CDS encoding DUF885 family protein: protein MNHFNHRIFLCVIFLISATFFLPKTFAQSKFNLYEQTSETAGLIIQYGQDSRAIRSFYSPMERGRGGFGAPISVLNAPEQRKRLREVDQNYLEKLAKLDFDAMSIYGKVDYILLKRSIEDDLLTLIKEEKEYNAVKTHFPFADKIYALEKGRRRGATVDGQAVAGLLNDILKEVKTASDAFKKIESIEMPLAERGEEAVSGLKSRLKSTYEFYKGYDPMFSWWVPEPYHALDSALTAYAKAIKSKGKLTTTQKDDNSGIKGVPIGRDELIRQLDAEMISYTPDELIDLANKEFAWCDKELLKASQEMGFGNDWKKAQEKVKNSYVKAGTQPELILKLYDDAKTFITANNLLDYPEIADETWGMQMMTPERQLINPFFLGGRDIIISYPTNTMQHEDKLMSMRGNNPYFSRATVHHELVPGHHLQYYMNSRYKAYRSEFRTPFWTEGWSLYWELLLYDKGFAKTPEERIGMLFWRMHRCARIIFSLNYHLGKWGPQQCIDFLVDRVGHERANAEGEVRRSFEGSYSPLYQVAYLIGGLQILSLKNELVDSGKMTYKDFHDAIMKENNMPIEMVRATLINQPVMRDFKTKWKFYSFK from the coding sequence ATGAACCACTTCAACCATCGCATTTTCTTGTGCGTTATTTTCTTGATAAGCGCCACTTTTTTTCTTCCAAAAACATTTGCCCAAAGCAAATTCAACCTCTACGAACAAACCAGCGAAACAGCCGGACTCATCATTCAATATGGACAGGACTCGCGTGCAATCCGCTCCTTTTACTCGCCTATGGAACGTGGAAGAGGCGGTTTTGGAGCGCCTATCAGTGTTTTGAATGCACCTGAACAGCGCAAGCGCCTCCGGGAAGTGGATCAAAATTATCTTGAAAAATTAGCCAAGCTCGATTTTGATGCCATGAGCATTTATGGAAAAGTGGATTATATTTTGCTCAAACGGAGCATTGAGGACGATTTATTAACATTAATCAAAGAAGAAAAAGAATACAATGCTGTAAAGACACATTTCCCCTTTGCCGATAAAATTTATGCATTAGAAAAAGGCCGCCGCCGCGGTGCAACCGTTGATGGACAAGCAGTTGCAGGTCTACTGAATGATATTTTGAAAGAAGTAAAAACAGCCTCAGACGCATTCAAGAAAATAGAAAGCATTGAAATGCCACTCGCAGAACGCGGCGAAGAGGCGGTAAGTGGCTTGAAATCCAGATTAAAAAGCACTTATGAGTTTTATAAAGGATACGACCCCATGTTTTCATGGTGGGTTCCTGAACCGTACCACGCATTAGACAGCGCATTAACCGCTTATGCCAAAGCCATCAAAAGCAAAGGCAAGCTGACCACAACCCAGAAAGACGATAACAGCGGAATCAAAGGCGTTCCCATCGGCCGTGATGAGCTAATCCGGCAGCTGGACGCAGAAATGATCAGTTACACGCCGGATGAACTGATTGATTTGGCCAACAAAGAATTTGCATGGTGCGACAAGGAATTGCTGAAAGCTTCACAGGAAATGGGCTTTGGAAATGATTGGAAAAAGGCACAAGAAAAGGTCAAAAACAGTTATGTAAAAGCCGGAACGCAGCCCGAATTGATCCTGAAACTCTACGACGACGCAAAAACTTTCATCACTGCCAACAACCTGCTCGACTATCCCGAAATCGCCGACGAAACCTGGGGAATGCAGATGATGACGCCTGAACGTCAGCTCATTAACCCATTCTTCTTGGGTGGCCGCGACATTATCATTTCCTATCCCACCAACACCATGCAGCATGAGGATAAGCTCATGAGCATGCGTGGCAACAACCCTTATTTTTCAAGGGCGACTGTGCATCACGAGCTTGTGCCGGGGCATCATTTGCAATACTATATGAACAGCCGTTACAAGGCTTACCGCAGCGAATTCAGGACGCCGTTTTGGACGGAGGGCTGGTCGCTTTATTGGGAATTGTTGTTGTATGACAAAGGTTTTGCCAAAACACCCGAGGAGCGGATCGGGATGTTGTTCTGGCGGATGCACCGTTGTGCGCGGATTATTTTTTCGCTCAATTATCATTTAGGCAAGTGGGGCCCGCAGCAATGCATTGATTTTCTGGTGGATAGGGTTGGTCACGAACGCGCTAATGCGGAAGGCGAAGTACGCCGGTCATTCGAAGGCAGTTACAGTCCGCTTTACCAGGTGGCCTATCTCATCGGCGGCTTGCAGATCCTGAGCCTGAAAAATGAACTGGTCGACAGTGGAAAAATGACATACAAGGATTTCCACGATGCCATCATGAAGGAAAATAATATGCCCATTGAAATGGTAAGGGCCACATTGATCAATCAGCCTGTAATGCGTGACTTTAAAACAAAGTGGAAATTTTATAGTTTCAAATAA
- a CDS encoding NAD(P)/FAD-dependent oxidoreductase translates to MNVTNKGKATIIGGGIMGLTSAYYLLKSGWKVTLIDKGDLADNCSQGNAGMIVPSHFIPLAAPGMISKGIKWMFDSRSPFYVKPSLDWSLISWGLKFMKSATPANVERAAPYLRDYHLLSKQLYEDLDKEDGFDFGLEEKGILMLYKTEKAGEEEIHVARDGQKLGLDIEMLTKEQVQAIEPNIQLDVIGAVHYHCDAHLYPTALFSQLLKYIKSQGAEVILNAKVKGFDIKNGEIKGVQTETKTVEGDLVIMTGGTWLPELSKLAGLSIPVMPGKGYSFMEPNSEHKIEHPALLIEARVAVTPMNGKVRFGGTMELAAVNDNINMNRVEGIVNSIPNYYPELNVSVPAKERIWYGFRPCSPDGLPYLGYSKKLKNLIVAGGHGMMGISLGPATGKMVAELANESALSADIKLYNPERYN, encoded by the coding sequence ATGAACGTGACGAACAAGGGAAAAGCCACCATCATTGGCGGCGGGATTATGGGGTTGACTTCGGCTTATTATTTGCTTAAAAGCGGATGGAAAGTGACGTTGATTGATAAGGGCGATCTGGCGGACAATTGTTCACAAGGTAATGCTGGAATGATCGTTCCAAGTCATTTTATTCCGCTGGCGGCTCCCGGCATGATTTCCAAAGGCATCAAATGGATGTTCGACAGCCGAAGCCCTTTTTATGTAAAACCTTCGCTCGACTGGTCACTGATTTCCTGGGGTTTGAAATTCATGAAAAGCGCCACGCCTGCGAATGTAGAACGTGCCGCGCCTTATTTGCGAGACTATCATTTGCTTAGCAAGCAGCTTTACGAAGATCTGGACAAAGAAGATGGTTTTGATTTTGGTCTGGAAGAAAAAGGCATTCTCATGCTTTACAAAACGGAGAAAGCCGGAGAAGAAGAAATCCACGTTGCTAGAGACGGCCAGAAACTGGGTTTGGACATTGAAATGCTGACTAAGGAGCAAGTTCAAGCCATTGAACCGAACATTCAATTGGATGTAATAGGCGCAGTGCATTATCATTGCGATGCACATTTATATCCCACTGCATTGTTTTCGCAGCTTTTGAAATACATCAAATCACAAGGCGCGGAAGTAATCTTAAATGCAAAGGTTAAAGGTTTTGATATAAAAAACGGAGAAATAAAAGGCGTTCAAACTGAAACCAAAACAGTGGAAGGCGACCTCGTTATCATGACCGGCGGAACCTGGCTTCCTGAACTTTCCAAGTTGGCAGGATTATCCATTCCAGTCATGCCTGGAAAAGGTTATTCGTTCATGGAGCCTAATTCGGAGCATAAAATTGAACATCCCGCATTGCTGATTGAAGCCCGCGTCGCCGTTACGCCAATGAATGGTAAAGTTCGATTCGGCGGGACAATGGAACTCGCAGCCGTGAATGACAACATTAATATGAACCGCGTGGAGGGCATTGTGAACTCCATTCCCAATTATTATCCTGAACTGAATGTGAGTGTTCCGGCCAAAGAGCGGATTTGGTATGGTTTCCGTCCATGTTCTCCGGATGGGCTGCCTTATCTGGGTTATAGCAAAAAATTGAAAAACCTGATCGTCGCCGGCGGTCATGGCATGATGGGCATCAGCCTCGGACCTGCCACGGGCAAGATGGTGGCGGAGCTAGCCAACGAGTCTGCATTGTCGGCGGATATCAAACTTTACAATCCTGAACGATATAATTAA
- a CDS encoding APC family permease has protein sequence MSVEPVPEKTAFKPTLGLVDATMLVAGSMIGSGIFIVSADITRNTGSVGWLMFVWLITGFMTLTAALSYGELSAMFPKAGGQYIYLKEAYNPLISFLYGWSFFTVIQTATIAAVAVAFAKFTAYLLPQFSEDIVALDLGFLQITPAQLLSIVVIVLLTFINTRGVNSGKIIQTTFTLTKLLSLLGLIVFGLIFMKPEIWAANWDSATMWDMHKLNVDGSIASYTTIAAFGAIAASMVGSIFSSDSWNNVTFIAGEIKNPQRNIGLSLALGTIIVTVIYLLTNVMYTGVLSLQEIAAADKDRVAVSASQVIFGNSGTIIIAVMIMISTFGCNNGLIMSGARVYYSMAKDGLFFSKVGQLNKNSVPEFGLWIQCVIASLWALSGKYGNLLDMISFVVVVFYMLTIVGIFILRKKRPDAERPYKAFGYPFLPIIYIIMGVAFCVLLIIYKPEYTWPGLIIVLLGIPVYYLIARKEIKA, from the coding sequence ATGTCTGTAGAACCTGTCCCGGAAAAAACCGCATTTAAACCCACATTAGGTCTCGTAGACGCAACCATGCTCGTTGCCGGCAGTATGATCGGATCGGGCATTTTCATTGTAAGCGCGGACATTACACGAAACACCGGAAGCGTCGGCTGGCTCATGTTCGTTTGGCTCATCACCGGTTTTATGACGCTCACGGCCGCATTGAGTTACGGCGAGCTGAGCGCCATGTTTCCCAAAGCCGGCGGCCAGTATATTTATCTCAAAGAAGCCTATAATCCACTGATCAGCTTTCTATATGGTTGGAGTTTTTTCACCGTAATTCAAACCGCTACCATTGCCGCCGTGGCCGTGGCTTTTGCTAAATTCACAGCCTATTTATTGCCGCAATTCAGCGAAGACATTGTCGCACTAGATCTCGGTTTTTTACAAATAACCCCCGCCCAGTTATTGTCCATTGTCGTCATTGTGCTGTTAACGTTCATCAATACACGCGGCGTCAACAGCGGCAAAATTATCCAGACCACATTCACGCTCACCAAGTTATTAAGCTTGCTAGGCTTGATCGTTTTTGGTTTAATTTTCATGAAACCGGAGATCTGGGCTGCCAACTGGGACTCAGCGACCATGTGGGATATGCATAAACTGAATGTCGACGGGAGTATTGCCTCTTACACCACAATCGCCGCTTTCGGCGCCATCGCTGCATCCATGGTCGGCTCTATTTTCAGTAGCGATTCCTGGAATAATGTAACTTTCATCGCAGGAGAAATCAAAAATCCACAGCGTAACATTGGACTCAGCCTTGCATTAGGAACCATCATTGTGACGGTGATTTATTTGCTAACCAATGTTATGTACACCGGCGTGTTGTCTTTGCAGGAAATTGCGGCTGCTGATAAAGATCGCGTTGCGGTAAGCGCTTCACAAGTAATTTTTGGCAATTCTGGAACGATCATTATCGCGGTGATGATCATGATTTCAACATTTGGCTGTAACAACGGATTGATCATGTCAGGCGCGCGGGTTTATTATTCTATGGCCAAAGACGGTCTGTTTTTTAGCAAAGTAGGGCAGCTTAACAAGAATTCTGTTCCCGAATTTGGGCTTTGGATTCAATGTGTCATTGCGTCACTCTGGGCATTGAGCGGAAAGTATGGTAATCTCCTGGATATGATCTCATTTGTGGTAGTTGTGTTTTATATGCTGACCATTGTTGGGATTTTTATTCTAAGGAAAAAAAGACCGGATGCGGAAAGGCCTTATAAAGCATTTGGCTATCCATTTTTGCCGATCATTTATATCATCATGGGCGTTGCCTTCTGTGTTTTGCTGATCATTTACAAACCAGAATACACATGGCCTGGGCTGATCATTGTGCTGCTGGGCATTCCAGTTTACTATCTGATTGCAAGAAAAGAGATCAAAGCATAA